In Spea bombifrons isolate aSpeBom1 chromosome 9, aSpeBom1.2.pri, whole genome shotgun sequence, the genomic stretch AGTCCCTGAGGAGCTGGGGCCAGTCGCCCAGAATTTCACGCAGGTTCTCATACAGATCCACAGCGGTCTTCGTATTCCTGCTGCTCTCAAACTGGTAAATCAAGTGCAGGAACTGCTCGTACTTCCCAGGGACAAACCGGAGCGCTTCCCGCACCTGCGCAAGCGGGAACATGCAGAGGTTCGTTACGAGGCCGGCGCTGGCCACACGCTTACTGCAAAAGCCGCCTGGCGGCAAGACCCTCACCCGGTTCAGATACTCCTGCGCGAACGCCATGTCCTTTTGCTCCCTCATGGGGTCCTTCAGGAGAATGTTTTCATCATACAAATGGAGCAGTTTCGATGCGTCTTTACTAGTCCGGGTACGGCCCCTCGCGCTCCTGACCCTGTGGGAGCTTCTGCTCTTATTGCTTCCTTTAGGGGTCTTgtctggaaaaacaaaaaaagaaaactttaattCTCCCCAGGGGCCCAGCCCAAGTACTCACAAACTCGCAGCGCTCCGTTTATAAGACGGGGTCCCACCTGCCGGGTCCATGACGGGTGCCGGGGGAGCAGGCGATGGAGCGCTCGGGCGGACGGGAGGCGATGCGCTGCTCTCCACGATCGCTTCTGTCatttcttcttcctccttctGCACGGAGCTTTCAAGAGCTTCTTCGCcgtcctcctcttcttcctccggCTCAGAGTTCTCCTCCTGGGAGTTCTCCTCGGAGTCTCCCTCCTGACTCAGGCGCCTCTCCGATGCCAGCCACGTCAGCTTCTCCATGGTCTCCTGCGAGAACACACGACACGTGAGGAACACGCGGCCAAAGGGGCAGCTTCTGCTTCACGCCTGTTACCGGACCTTACAAACCACTGGCGACAATTAACTGCCCCTGAGGGGTTTCTAACATTCCTCTTACTGCTCcaaatctttacagcaggagaaacgggcaactagacaggggggccggatggggccgatccgtCGGCAGGTTCTAGGTACCTTATTACATAAGCGGAGTCATAATCCCCCATCGCCTCCCATCCCCTTCTCACCTGGAGCTCAGGCACGGACAGCACAGACTCCTCAGATGCCGAGGATAGTTCTTCATCTTCATCCTGCGTAAGATCACCAAAgtcttcctcctcttcctcgtcaGGGCCGTCCTTGGCGTCTTGCTGCTGGCCTAGGGGACTGGAGGCGTTGTGGCTGGTCTCCGCGGGGCTGCTCGCGTCCATTTCTGTAGGAGAGGTAGTGTTTTGGGGAGACTCGTGGCCCCCAGCGGCTTGGCCTTCGGGGGGGTCCTGCGCCATCTCTCCGTCCGGATTCTGTACATCTTCGGGTTCGGTGGGATGTTCTGCCTCCACGAGCCGAGTGTCGGAGGGTTCAGGGTCAGCCGCACGCTCCCCTTCGCCGTCCTTCTCCTGAGTGTCGGGATCCCGCGGGCTGGCGGGTTGGACGGCGGGGTCACAATCAGGCTTTTCTTGTGGTCGGCTGTCGTGCGGGGAGAGAACGGACCCCGAGAAACTCTCCTCTTCCACCGACGTGCTGAGCTCTGCTGCCGCGTCTGTCCTGTCCGCGGAGTCACCATCTTCCACGGGAGAACGTCTCCCCGAATATTCCTTTCCCCCCTCCTGCCCCGTGccttctttccctccctcctcTCCATTATGTTCCTCCACTTTTACGGACACGCAGTCCTTTCCGTCCTCCCTCGCAGCTGCGTCCCCGAAAGGCTTTGACTCGTTCTGTTCCATCTTGGGCAACGCAGGAGGCACGGGAACCAGGCTCTCACCCAAACGCGAAGGGACGAGCGTTTGGGCCACCGGGATGGTGGAGGGATTGAGCAGCACTGTGGCGAGAGGAATGCCAGGGCTGGAGGTCACCGGCTGGATCACACCGCACGGAGCGCCCAAACTCACCAGCTTTAAGGCTGTGTTGGGCACGGCCAGtatcagaggagaatgggcgaAGGGAGCTGCTCGGAAACAAGGACCTTTGGCCGCTATCTTCCTTCTGGGACCCCCACCTAGAAAGGGCTTCCGCACTCTCTGCGCGGCCAGAGGAGGAGCTGTCACTTTAATCGGGGGGCCTGCAAACTGCACAGGGCATCCGCTAGAGCCCCTCGCCTCTGACGGCACGCGGTAGCAGACCTCCTGAGTCCTTGCCACAATTGGAAAGCTCAGCGGGTTCACACCCACGATGCCCTGCACCGGCACAAAAGACGGCAGCCGGTCCATTATCTTGACGGGCACGGTCTGAACGAGGGAGCTCTTCACCAACGGTTTCATCAGGCCGCTGGGGTTCGCGCTGCTGCTATTGCCGGGCCGGATCAGAAGCGGTTTTAAGATGGAGGATCTCTTCTGACGCCACGCTTTGTGGTAAAATCTGCCGGGGACCGGATTGAGTTCCAGCGTCAGCCCAGAAGGAATCAGCAGAGGGTACTTGTTTGCTGCTCTTTCCGTGACACCTTCCGGAGGTTTCTTCATTGCTGCTTCAATGCTGGGCAGGCTGGCCTGAAGACGACAAACAACGTCACTCACGCAGGACTTACCCAGACGGTCCTTTGGACCCAGCGACAGGACACCCTGCCCCAGGGCAGTAACCGGGTGCAATAAGAACACGGCAGGCGCGGCACGACCCGGCCTACCTTCAGCCAGTGCGGCAGTCTGTGCTTCTCCCTCTCCAAGGGGGGCTTGGCGTTGTACGGCTGGACGTCCTCGCAACATTTAATCATCACCGGCAGCGACTTGGTCTTCTTGAAAAACTGAGAGGGGAATAAAATCAGACGCTGAGTGGTCTTTGGCCGGTCCTGCCGAgtattagaggactgcattgggaggcgggtcccgcaggcggtcttgctggggctgcgggcgggaggtcaggcactgtacctgcgggtcccggtaaccccgcgcagtcccgcaggcctgtcttctcgctgctccataacagtgtctcctatcttgcgctgcccaggaacaaggacgtgatgtgacatcacttcccgtgactccgcctcgttcctgggcggagcaagagaagagacgctgtgagggaacaacttgtGGGACTGCGCGGttaatcaggtaaggaggcggccgtgattggccacaaatgtggcgggagcgggcgggattggccacaaatgtggcgggagcggaacacccacattgcgggagcgggattaaaaaagcagtcccgcgcagagCTCTACCGAGTATAACGGACCCCAAACGGTATAAACATGACGGGGCTCACTTTAATGATGTTGTCCGGGCTCCTCTTCATCGTGAGGTTTCTGACGCGTGCAGTGAGCTGTTGGGCCGTCTTTGCCACTACAAGGTACTTGCTGATAAGCGGTTTGGTGAATTCGGTGCCCTCGAAGTGCTTCAGGCCCAACACAAGTAAACTAGAAGAAGCAGAGGGGGTTCAGGTCACAGACTGCGTGACGGCAGAGCCAGGTAGCAGACAGGGTCTGCGGGGGGGGGAAGCAGACAGggtctgcgggggggggggaagcagaCAGGGtctgcggggggggggaagcAGACAGGGTCCGCGGAGGGGGAAGCAGACAGGGTCCGCGGAGGGGGAAGCAGACAGGGTCCGCGGAGGGGGAAGCAGACAGGGTccgcggggggggggaagcAGACAGGGTCCGCGGAGGGGAAGCAGACAGGGTCCGCGGAGGGGTAGCAGACAGGGTCCGCGGAGGGGTAGCAGACAGGGTCCGCGGAGGGGTAGCAGACAGGGTCCGCGGAGGGGTAGCAGACAGGGTCCGCGGAGGGGTAGCAGACGGGGTCCGCGGAGGGGTAGCAGACGGGGTCCGCGGAGGGGTAGCAGACGGGGTCCGCGGAGGGGTAGCAGACGGGGTCCGCGGAGGGGTAGCAGACGGGGTGCGCGGAGGGGAAGCAGACGGGGTGCGCGGAGGGGAAGCAGACGGGGTGCGCGGAGGGGTAGCTACCTGTCCTCAGCCTTGGTGAAGAACACTCTGTCTCGAGGCCCCGTGGCTTTCAGTCCACACACAGGCAGCAGTTCCGGGTACATAAAGAGAGGCCGCGTAGCCACGATCCAGGCCACGTCCGAGGAGAGGCCGATAATCTCACTGGCTGTAAAGACACAAACCCAGAATGAGGGTCTGGACCGTCTGTTTTTACTCACAGGCGCGGTGTGCGCTGTGAGCCGCACTGAAAGCCCACATGCGCTGCCTGGCAGTTAACCTGTGCGCTGTGGGCTACCGTACCGTTTTTTCGGAGCACTTTAGGGGGCTCGGAGCTTTCAGGAACCCGGCTGTGGAAGCTGCACAGGAGCTGCAGAGCTTTCTTCAGGTTCCAGGCCTGGAACATGCTTTGGAAATCAGGGTTCGCTGGGCGATAACTCAAGACGGAGGTTTCTGCAAAGCTGGAGAGTTCAATCTGGGAACAAAACGGGAACGGGAGAGAGGAGCTTTACCCCCAGCGCACGCACAGCCAGTAACGGGAGAGAGGAGCTTTACCCCCAGTAACGGGAGAGAGGAGCTTTACCCCCAGTGCACCCACCGCCAGTAACGGGAGAGAGGAGCTTTACCCCCAGCGCATGCACAGCCAGTAACGGGAAAGAGGAGCTTTACCACCAGTAACGGGAGAGAGGAGCTTTACCCCCAGCGCACGCACAGCCAGTAACGGGAGAGAGGAGCTTTACCCCCAGCGCACCCACCGCCAGTAACGGGAGAGAGGAGCTTTACCCCCAGCGCACACACAGCCAGTAACGGGAGAGAGGAGCTTTACCCCCAGCCAGTAACGGGAGAGAGGAGCTTTACCCCCAGCGCACGCACAGCCAGTAACGGGAGAGAGGAGCTTTACCCCCAGCGCACGCACAGCCAGTAACGGGAGAGAGGAGCTTTAACCCCAGCGCACGCACCGCCAGTAACGGGAGAGAGGAGCTTTACCCCCAGCGCACGCACAGCCAGTAACGGGAGAGAGGAGCTTTAACCCCAGCGCACGCACAGCCAGTAACGGGAGAGAGGAGCTTTAACCCCAGCGCACGCACAGCCAGTAACGGGAGAGAGGAGCTTTACCCCCAGCGCACGCACAGCCAGTAACGGGAGAGAGGAGCTTTACCCCCAGCGCACGCTCAGCCAGTAACGGGAGAGAGGAGCTTTACCCCCAGCGCACGCACAGCCAGTAACGGGAGAGAGGAGCTTTACCCCCAGCGCACACACAGCCAGTAACGGGAGAGAGGAGCTTTACCCCCAGCGCACGCACAGCCAGTAACGGGAGACAGGAGCTTTACCCCCAGCGCACACACAGCCAGTAACGGGAGAGAGGAGCTTTACCCCCAGCGCACGCACAGCCAGTAACGGGAGAGAGGAGCTTTACCCCCAGCGCACACACAGCCAGTAACGGGAGAGAGGAGCTTTACCCCCAGCGCACGCACAGCCAGTAACGGGAGAGAGGAGCTTTACCCCCAGCGCACGCACAGCCAGTAACGGGAGAGAGGAGCTTTACCCCCAGCACACGCACAGCCAGTAACGGGAGAGAGGAGCTTTACCCCCAGCGCACGCACAGCCAGTAACGGGAGACAGGAGCTTTACCCCCAGCGCACGCTCAGCCAGTAACGGGAGAGAGGAGCTTTACCCCCAGCGCACGCACAGCCAGTAACGGGAGACAGGAGCTTTACCCCCAGCGCACACACAGCCAGTAACGGGAGAGAGGAGCTTTACCCCCAGCGCACCCACCGCCAGTAACGGGAGACAGGAGCTTTACCCCCAGCGCACGCACAGCCAGTAACGGGAGAGAGGAGCTTTACAACCAGCGCACCCACCGCCAGTAACGGGAGAGAGGAGCTTTACCCCTAGCGCACGCTCAGCCAGTAACGGGAGAGAGGAGCTTTACCCCCAGCGCACACACAGCCAGTAACGGGAGAGAGGAGCTTTACCCCCAGCGCACGCACAGCCAGTAACGGGAGAGAGGAGCTTTACCCCCAACGCACGCACCGCCAGTAACGGGAGAGAGGAGCTTTACCCCCAGCGCACGCACAGCCAGTAACGGGAGAGAGGAGCTTTACCCCCAGCGCACACACAGCCAGTAACGGGAGAGAGGAGCTTTACCCCCAGCGCACGCTCAGCCAGTAACGGGAGAGAGGAGCTTTACCCCCAGTGCAGGCACCGCCAGTAACGGGAGAGAGGAGCTTTACCCCCAGCGCACGCACCGCCAGTAACGGGAGAGAGGAGCTTTACCCCCAGCGCACGCTCAGCCGGTAACGGGAGAGAGGAGCTTTACCCCCAGCGCACGCACAGCCAGTAACGGGAGAGAGGAGCTTTACCCCCAGCGCACGCACAGCCAGTAACGGGAGAGAGGAGCTTTACCCCCAGCGCACGCACAGCCAGTAACGGGAGAGAGGGGCTTTACCCCCAGTAACGGGAGAGAGGAGCTTTACCCCCAGTAACGGGAGAGAGGAGCTTTACCCCCAGTAACGGGAGAGAGGAGCTTTACCCCCAGCGCAAGCACAGCCAGTAACGGGAGAGAGGAGCTTTACCCCCAGTAACGGGAGAGAGGAGCTTTACCCCCAACGCAAGCACAGCCAGTAACGGGAGAGAGGAGCTTTACCCCCAGCGCACGTCGTAAAGGCATCAGCCCCTAGGCGTGAGACGTGTATGACAGGAAGGGTGCAAACACAGGGGACAGACCAGAGATTGCTCTTAAAGAGacacccaaaatacacaaagaaaaaaagagggaacGGAGAGGGGCCTATACTGCAGGCCTGGGGGGTCTCACCAGGAACACCCGAGCGTTTTCAGCCTCGGCGCTGAGCCCTGGGTTTCTGCATGCGAGCAGGTGCATCTGTGTCAGGAGCTGGACGTGCTGCAGGAGAAGGCGACAGACACTCAGGTTACCGCCATTAGCCAGGAGAGACAAGGGCCTTATAGCCTTTAACCAAACCGCCCCACTAACGGCCCCTGCCTTCTTTCCCAACGTGCCGTATACCCCCACGGCCCGCGTACCTGCTGCATCTGCTGCTGTAGGCGCCTCTTCTGCTCGGCGTTCAGGCCAAGGACCGGGGCCGCCTTGGTCTCAGCCGGATGCTTTTCTTCCGCTGCCTGCACTTGGGGTGATTTGCCCTTCTCGGACTCCTCCTGCCCCGCCGGCTTCCACATGGATTTCCGCATCCTCAGGAACTCCAGCTGGGCTTTGACCGTACGGTGGTGTTGATTTAGCAAATTAGCGAGCGGCTCCTGGAACCTGATACAGACAGACACGAAGCGTCACTGACGGCGGCAGCGCGTTTCCTTAGCGTAAGCGGCTAACGTTTTAACGATCGCACCGCGTTTTCCTGCCTGCGATCAGCAGAACGAGAAACGCCGCTCTCGGCTCTCACGGGCTCCTACGTGAAAACAGCATCGTGCGCGGATGGGGAACGGACATTTATCGCTCGCTCGTTACAGATAAAGCCAAGCGCACGCAGGCAGGACAGAGCGGACTGTGGGGCTGCTCAGCTCTCGCCCGTCACAACGGCTTCTTTGAAAGGGAGAGCATGCGCCCGCGTTCCTTTACCTCCCCTCCCAAGCAGATACAGTGTGGTCTGCAGCTGCACTGCCCCAT encodes the following:
- the GON4L gene encoding GON-4-like protein, whose product is MDRPAEAKQRGSNAASEAPRQQLPEPPPAARTTSPPTDLPEPFQKPIRASVRTTTVLSDLPATRLSKSPSDAPRGRDGAETPQDRTPLNNRKSDCGKRTSRQDASRADPPSSSSRVQAEHQGAASRLKGSLQRGDGASEDEMELFILMEDQNPEKAEPRRKKRCVPGKRKRESKPEEDDGESAVPTDMDNPLDRNLDDRAKQHNLTVVNVRNILHEVITNEHVVAMMKAAITDTQGLPPFEPKMTRSKLKEVVEKGVVIPTWNLSPVKKASDVKVPQFVDIPLEEEDSSDEEYRPEEEEEYETAEENLLESDIESTSSSPRGHKRQRSLPAPDSAEESMDCQQTEARPPVCGSHVSPEIVPMGPPPPPKEKSIQDSTFMEELHAVDEELARSHMCMEPFQTLDDSLIAFRTRSKRPLKDVPIGQLEAALKAPDITPDMYDPNTADDEDWKMWLRSLMEDDLGNEDEADDDDDPEYNILDDLDEPDTEDLRNDRAVRITKKEVNNLMEELFETFQDEVGFSHVEEDGPEDEDSNSDTPPDFNTPQAMRFQEPLANLLNQHHRTVKAQLEFLRMRKSMWKPAGQEESEKGKSPQVQAAEEKHPAETKAAPVLGLNAEQKRRLQQQMQQHVQLLTQMHLLACRNPGLSAEAENARVFLIELSSFAETSVLSYRPANPDFQSMFQAWNLKKALQLLCSFHSRVPESSEPPKVLRKNASEIIGLSSDVAWIVATRPLFMYPELLPVCGLKATGPRDRVFFTKAEDSLLVLGLKHFEGTEFTKPLISKYLVVAKTAQQLTARVRNLTMKRSPDNIIKFFKKTKSLPVMIKCCEDVQPYNAKPPLEREKHRLPHWLKASLPSIEAAMKKPPEGVTERAANKYPLLIPSGLTLELNPVPGRFYHKAWRQKRSSILKPLLIRPGNSSSANPSGLMKPLVKSSLVQTVPVKIMDRLPSFVPVQGIVGVNPLSFPIVARTQEVCYRVPSEARGSSGCPVQFAGPPIKVTAPPLAAQRVRKPFLGGGPRRKIAAKGPCFRAAPFAHSPLILAVPNTALKLVSLGAPCGVIQPVTSSPGIPLATVLLNPSTIPVAQTLVPSRLGESLVPVPPALPKMEQNESKPFGDAAAREDGKDCVSVKVEEHNGEEGGKEGTGQEGGKEYSGRRSPVEDGDSADRTDAAAELSTSVEEESFSGSVLSPHDSRPQEKPDCDPAVQPASPRDPDTQEKDGEGERAADPEPSDTRLVEAEHPTEPEDVQNPDGEMAQDPPEGQAAGGHESPQNTTSPTEMDASSPAETSHNASSPLGQQQDAKDGPDEEEEEDFGDLTQDEDEELSSASEESVLSVPELQETMEKLTWLASERRLSQEGDSEENSQEENSEPEEEEEDGEEALESSVQKEEEEMTEAIVESSASPPVRPSAPSPAPPAPVMDPADKTPKGSNKSRSSHRVRSARGRTRTSKDASKLLHLYDENILLKDPMREQKDMAFAQEYLNRVREALRFVPGKYEQFLHLIYQFESSRNTKTAVDLYENLREILGDWPQLLRDFAAFLLPEQALECGLFQEQQAFDKSRKFLRQLEICFLENPPHYQKIIKLLQSCVERPLQEINKLKAQMWRLLKGHNNLQDEFSLFFDQLRPPAGRGEDFEVVNWTGDKEYKFDGFEEVTLPDVEEEEEAAGKIPPLHRSRKRKESHPGQDVDSVDGGKDSACSYHEAAEQRVKRCKKRMSSKGPDSRSHRTKKAPEGAAGRSHGAVRFEEAGTGEGKLPLPKGSGLEDRLPAAARGKGSSAHHHRVTMQKSRTASRAQSVPVTDRKSRAKPPRGVSTGRSVHKPKAVEASDPALPAHKALHGGHYLPACDRVEGVPACSPPPSMDDNDLSQPRIPESTETQEKPLMVCAKNIAVSSSGEKVILWTREADRIILTVCQERGAQEEAFAAISEKLGNKSPAEVSERFRELVRLFQTSCGTSSDEEEATEEMSEPEAVSEED